The sequence aaaaaaaaatgttcttattggtgtctgattttaaatgtaaagaggCCTATGCATTCTGCTTGTATTTCATCAAAAATATCTGCAACTAGGGTTCTATGACTTCAAGGACTATTTTCGGAAATTCAGTACACAGTACAGTAGAGCGTTCAGCTAATTAAAATTACTTACTTGAACGACTAACCAAAGGGCAAATGTTTGATTCAGTTTagatataatttttgttttgatgaatGGAGGCAATATTTGTGGAAGCCTTCTTGAGCTCCAATGCCTGTATGCTTTTGTCTTGCAGGGGATGTTTGTTCTAGGGTTACCCTATGCCATCCTTCACGGTGGATACCTTGGACTCTTTCTTATCATTTTTGCTGCAGTGGTTTGCTGCTATACTGGGAAAATCCTTATTGCATGTCTCTACGAAGAAAACGAAGATGGCGAGCTGGTGCGTGTGAGGGACTCCTATGTGGATATTGCCAATGCTTGCTGTACACCAAGATTCCCCAAGCTAGGGGGCAGGATTGTAAATGTAGCTCAAATTATTGAACTAGTGATGACCTGCATTTTATATGTGGTAGTCAGTGGTAACCTGATGTACAACAGTTTTCCTAGCCTTCCAGTTTCACAAAAGTCCTGGTCAATCATTGCTACTGCTGCTCTCCTCCCTTGTGCGTTCCTGAAAAATCTCAAAGCTGTCTCCAAATTTAGCTTGCTGTGTACATTGGCACACTTTGTTATCAACATCTTGGTGATTGCCTATTGCCTTTCCAGGGCCAGGGACTGGGCCTGGGACAAGGTCAAATTTTACATTGATGTCAAGAAGTTTCCCATTTCCATTGGGATCATCGTTTTTAGCTACACCTCACAGATTTTTCTGCCTTCGTTGGAAGGCAACATGCAGAAGCCAAAGGAGTTCCACTGCATGATGAACTGGACTCATATTGCAGCTTGCATTCTGAAGGGACTTTTTGCCTTAGTGGCTTATTTAACATGGGCTGATGAAACCAAGGAAGTCATAACAGACAACTTGCCATCTACCATTAGAGCTGTGGTCAATATCTTTCTTGTAGCCAAAGCTCTGCTCTCTTATCCATTGCCCTTCTTTGCTGCAGTGGAAGTTATAGAAAAATCCCTTTTCC comes from Polypterus senegalus isolate Bchr_013 chromosome 14, ASM1683550v1, whole genome shotgun sequence and encodes:
- the slc32a1 gene encoding vesicular inhibitory amino acid transporter; translation: MATLIRSKISSAATSVTNKSQAKVSGMFARMGFQAATDEEALGFASCDDLDYEHRQGLQMDILKTEDGGADGVGETDVEGDSHYQRDGTGPPPYTSKDDGMCAELGGQDRPRITAWEAGWNVTNAIQGMFVLGLPYAILHGGYLGLFLIIFAAVVCCYTGKILIACLYEENEDGELVRVRDSYVDIANACCTPRFPKLGGRIVNVAQIIELVMTCILYVVVSGNLMYNSFPSLPVSQKSWSIIATAALLPCAFLKNLKAVSKFSLLCTLAHFVINILVIAYCLSRARDWAWDKVKFYIDVKKFPISIGIIVFSYTSQIFLPSLEGNMQKPKEFHCMMNWTHIAACILKGLFALVAYLTWADETKEVITDNLPSTIRAVVNIFLVAKALLSYPLPFFAAVEVIEKSLFQDGGRAIFPNCYGGDGRLKAWGLTLRCALVVFTLLMAIYVPHFALLMGLTGSLTGAGLCFLLPSLFHLKLLWRKLLWHQVFFDVSIFVIGGICSISGFIHSLEGLIEAFKYNIQD